Genomic segment of uncultured Desulfobacter sp.:
GCGGTCATTTGTTAACCTCGCTGTTTTGTTCTGTGTAATAATCCCCCAACACATAACCGGGGACTTTAAACATTCTGCTGAAAACAAGCCCATTGCTGCTTTTGAGATGGATATACCCGGTTTTTTCGTCCATCATATCTATGACGTAACTGATATTTACGGCATCTTCCTGGTTGCCGACTGTATAACCGGCCTTCCGTGCCGTATTTTCTAAAAGCGTATCGAATTCGGCATTATTGCTTTTAGACAAACTCAAGGTTGTTTGGGCGGGTGGATATTCGGTAAGCAAACGATCTATGATGACATCACAGCATGGGTTGGGGTTTTCGACTATAACCCGGGAGCCCTTGTTAACCGATTGGACACAGGCAGAAAGGTTTATAACCACAAAAAGAAAAAAGATGGGTTCAATAAATTTTTTCATTATACCCCCAATCTTTTAAGCGTGATTTTCTCCTGTTCCTTATCAACGCCGATAATCAGATAGGCTTCGTCAAAGATGCGATCAACAATGAAACAGTTGTTTTTTACCCGGTAATTCACAAGCCCTTTGCCTGCGGTTGTTTTAACCAGGAACATGGGCATCTCTTCCATTTTGGGCAGCTTGATATAGGTTTTGATGCCGTTATCAAAAATCTGTAACGGTTTCCAACCGGCATCGCCTGATATTTCGTAATCAAAATTCAGTTTCGATATATCAAACCCTTCTGTTGTGATTTTTTTTGTTTGTTTTGCGGCAATCCTGGCCTGCGCTTCGTCGGCAATTTTTAACTGCTCGTGCGGATACATAAAACCGGAATAGAGCATGTGTTTTTGCCGGTCTGATTTTAGATTGATATGGTAAACCCGCCTGTCCGTGGTAATCACCACTGTGGTTTTAAGGCCGGAATTCAACGCTTTGAAAACAACATGGCTGGTGCTTACACCGCCGATGCCCGAAAAAATTATCTCGGCAAACCACCTGGCATTATCACCTAAGACCATGGAATTGATGACCTCTCCCGGCTGCAACTCCAGATCAGCCACTTTGTAAGGGGCAACAACAATGGTGGGCACGCAATGGCCGTAAACAAAACAGGTCTTGCCGTTTTGCACAGTTACCGGTTCCAGCGTTCCTTTTTCCCACTGGGCCTGTAGAGCCAGAGCCTTTTTTTCTTTTGTGGTTAAAGAAGCGTTCACAGGGCTGAGATAATCTGCGGCCTGACAGGTAGCCAGGGACAAAATTAAAATCGGAATTGCTGAAAAGAAAATCTTTTTCATGATAAAAACTCCTATTGTATTTTTTCGCTGTGGCTTATTTCGGCAACATAAATCCCGGTTGCGTTACACAAAATTTCCTGCTGTGTTTCAGGAATCTTGCGTTTGATAACCAGGTTGCCCTGGTAAGAGGTCCTGGATCGCTCAACCCCTTTATGGGACCGCTCAATTTCAAGCCACTCCACAAGCCAGGTTTCTCCGCTGACATAAAGTGGCAGGGCAGAAATCCTTACCTCCACCAGTTTCTTTTCGCTGGTCACATAAGGGTTGTTTTCGGTGTACCATTGGCCTAAGATCCTTTTTGCCGCTCCAATGGACATAAAGCTTGCCTGTTTTACATATTTTTCCTGAAGCGCAATATCCGCCGTAACAGTCCGCCAGGCTGTGATGAATTGTGCCAGGCTGTACTGTATAACCTCTTGTGTCGTTTCTATTGTTTTGGCCATATGTCCGCCGGATACACGTCCTGCCCGGTCTACCTCAACCACATAAGGCACAACTTTGTTCTGATGTAACTGGATGATGTTTGCGACTCCCAGGAGGATGGCGACAAGGCCGATGAAAAGAGCTGCCATCCGCCAAAAGTTTCTTTCCTGGATGAACGATCCATACATTTCCGTCCAGGCCATGCGACCGGCAAGGTAATGGTTTTTACTTGGCTTTGCTGCTGTGTTCATTGCTGATCATCCTTTTTCTTTAAATGCGCGGTTGCGGCATCGGCAATTGATGAAAGCGCTCCTTTTTTCATACCGGCTGCAGCTCCGGCCAGTCCGCCCCCGCCGGCACCAATCGCAGCCCCCACACCCATGGAGGCGGCACCCGCAGCCATACCGACACCGGCGGCCATGGCTCCTGTCATAACCCCGGCACTGCTGCCGCTATGCAAAGTGACCATTCTCGCCATGGCGTCGGGGAGCGTTTTTACCAGAAATGCAAGGATGATAAAGGATGCGGTAATAACCAGGACTTCTGAAATATCGTTGAAATAATAATTGATCATGTCAGCCACAAACGCAGCTAAAATGAAGATCAGACATTTAACCGTAAATAATTTTAGACCAACGCCAAGGGCGTATTTAAGAAAACTGGTTGCAAAGCCTCTGGTTGTTTTAAGCCCCCCAAAGCCTAAAAGCAGAATGCCTAAATTAAGGACAATCCAAGCCTCACAAAGAATTAAAACATACATGCCATAGATAAAAGCGGCACAAAGCAGCGTTACAATAATACAAAGCCCTATCAGCGGGGCTTTTACCGCACCCCATACAGATATGGGTGCTGTCATGTTGTCGGCGATCGTAAGGCTGTTGGTAAACACCTGCATGGCACTGCTGCCGCCCCCGGCAACATCCACGCTTAAGTTGGCCATCCCCTGGATCAGTTTATCCGCCCAATCCTGGCCGTAGACGATCAGGCAGAAAAAAACAGATCCGAAAAAGACCACCTTTACAAGATCCTCCAGCACATCCTGCAGGGTGGATTGCTTCAGGCCCAGTTTTAATGCCATCCAGGTAAGCTGGATAACGAGCATGACCTTCAGCAGCCAGAACGCATGTCTTTTTACATTTGCTCCCCAGGTTGAACCTACCTCGTGATATTTGATTATTATTTTTTCAATAATATCCTGATCAACGGTTGAAGCCGTAGCAATTCCATTGCAAAAAAATAATAAAATTGAGATGATAGCAAAATAAAGCAAAAGATTTGAAGGAGGTTTTATGTCTAAAAATTTAATCATTCTTACCGTCTCCATAGCTATTGCGATCAGTATCAGTGTGGGTGTCTATATCGGGATTTCGGTTGATTCCCAACCTGAACAGGAATACAAAGACACTATTGGAATCAATCGAGGCAGCGTGACTTTGCCTGAGCCTTGATTAAGGTTCCGGTAGAACCACAGCCCCTCTATTGATACCCACGCTTCTTTCCCGCTGATCCTCCGCCTCACGCAACTTTTGTTCATGCTGTTTCTGGGCTGTTTCGCTTGATTGGGCCTGCACGTAACTGGCCAATAGTGCCCTGGTCTGCCGCAATTCGTTTACGGTCAGGGCATTTATCTGGTTCCCGGCCTCTATTGCCTGCATTCTGCCGGTTTTGGATGAAAGAAGGCCGCTTATATATGTGTCAAATTCGCCGGAGTCTTCCAAATCCTGTAACTGCTGGCCGGAAAGCTGAAAGTTCGACTGCAGAATATTGTCCATTTTCACCGCAGCTATGTTGAACTGATTTCGCCGGTCATCAATTCGATCCGACATAAGCACCCCGTCAACTTTGACATCCCTGAGTTCGGGCCAGGTTTCAGTGAAAATGGTATAAAGGGCGTCCATGTCTGCTTTGTATGATTTTAATTGGCGAATATTCGCTAACGCCCCTCTCAGTTGATACTCTAATTTGCTTTTCATGTTGGTGGGCAGATTCATGGTGTTTGTCAGAGCGTTTTGTGTCTGCTTGACCAGTTCTTCATAGCGCTTGATCGCTTCGGCCAACTGCTCAATGTCTTTGATGTACTCTAACGCCTGTGTGAACAGGTTTGAACAGTTGACACAGGTTACGGGGATGCCGGCCAGGGAAAGGGAAGCTGAGAAGGAGAGAAGGAAAATAAAGACGATAAGGGAAATTTTAAATTCTTTTTTAATGCGTTTTCTTTTCATTTGATTTGTTCCTTTACGTTTTAAAAGTAACACCTCTTTCAACCAGCCAGGCCCTGGGCCAGGTCTGGCCGTTTTCTTGAATTAAGTTTTTAATGGTTGCTATATGCTCTTTGCTGCTGGCACCGACAAACGCCAGGGCCAGGGGGGATAACGCCAGATTGATTAACCGACGTCCTTCTGAGCTGGTGACGTAATATTCACGCTTCGGGGCGGCTTTGGTTATGATATTGATCTGGGCGGAGTTCAGGCCAAGCCCCCGGTACAAATCAATCTGAATATCTTGGTTCGCGGTTAAATTGGGCAGGAAAATCTTAGTGGGGCAGCTTTCATTTAATACGTCCAGGATGCCGGAGTTCTTAGCATCAGAAAGGCTTTGTGTGGCAAGCACAACAGCACAGTTCGCCTTTCTTAAAATCTTTAACCATTCCCGGATTTTTTGCCGGAACACAGGATGTCCCAACATGACCCAGGCTTCGTCTAGGATCAATAAACTTGGCTGTCCTTTGAATGATTTCTCAATGCAATGGAAAATATAAAGCAGGACCGGGATCAGGTTTTCTTCGCCAAGGTTCATCAAATCTTCGATTTCAAAAACGGTGAATGTTTCAATGTCCATTGAATCGGTTCCAGCATCTAAAAGTTTTCCCATGGCCCCCTGGACCGTGTAATGGTTAATGGCCTCTTTAAGTTCCTGGTGCTGCAAATAATGATATAGGTTGCTTAATGTCCGATGTGACGCCGGGGAGTTCCGTATTTGTGTAACAGCATTGTGGATACTGGTCCTATGTTCGGGTTTGATTCCAACTTTCTGCATAGTGCAAAGGGTCGTTATCCAATCTTCGGCCCAGGCCTGTTCACCGTCGTCATCAACACCGTGAAGCGGACAAAAGGCAAGACTACTGTCATCCCCGGCAATTTCATAATGTGTGCCGCTGGCAGCCGAAACCAGAGGAAACATTGACATCCCCTTATCAAAGGCAAAAATGGACGAGTTTTTGTACCGCCTGAACTGTGCAGCTATCATTGCCAGTAAGGTGGATTTGCCGGCACCGGTCGGGCCAAACACAAGGGTGTGTCCCAGGTCGCCGACATGCAGATTCAATCTGAACGGTGTTGAACCGTCTGTCGCAGTATACATAAGCGGGGGAGATTTAGGCGGATAAAAGGGACATGGAGCTTGCCCGGACCCTGCATAAACAGTTGACAGGGGAAGGATGTCGGCTAAATTAAGACTGTGAAGAATAATCCTGCGAAGATTTGAATACGCATTGCCGGGGTGAGATCCTAACCAGCCCTCCAAGGCGTTTAAGGTTTCCACCCTGGCGGAAAAGCCCTGTGATAGGACAACCTTGCGGATCTCCCGGGTGTGAATCTGCAAAATTTCTTTGTCTTCATGGAGCAAGACAATATTGCCTGAATAATAACCGAAACTCACAAATCCGGACTGGTTGATCAGGTATGCGTCTCCGGCATCTTCTGTCATCAGGGCCGCATCTTTATTGACCTTGGCTTTGGCATTGTTGAAAAGCTTGTCAAAGAAGCCCAGCATTTTTTGAGCCCAGGTTTTGCGGTAATTTTCAATTTGCTGCAGGGCCGTATATTGATCCATGCAGATATACCGGGAATTAAACCGATACGGTATGGCAAGGTTATCCAGTTCCTGCAGCATCATGGGAAAGCTTTCTGCCGGAAAGCCGTCTATTGCAACCACGCTGATATATTTGTCTGCGATCTTCGGGACAATTCCGCCGGTCAGATCCTGGGTAGCCAACATATAATCAAGATACATGGGGATAGCCGGTAGTTTTATCCTGTGGCGTTCACCTGTAATGATAAAATTGATTATTTCCAGCAAATCAGAATATACGCCGGTTTCGTTTT
This window contains:
- the trbL gene encoding P-type conjugative transfer protein TrbL → MLYFAIISILLFFCNGIATASTVDQDIIEKIIIKYHEVGSTWGANVKRHAFWLLKVMLVIQLTWMALKLGLKQSTLQDVLEDLVKVVFFGSVFFCLIVYGQDWADKLIQGMANLSVDVAGGGSSAMQVFTNSLTIADNMTAPISVWGAVKAPLIGLCIIVTLLCAAFIYGMYVLILCEAWIVLNLGILLLGFGGLKTTRGFATSFLKYALGVGLKLFTVKCLIFILAAFVADMINYYFNDISEVLVITASFIILAFLVKTLPDAMARMVTLHSGSSAGVMTGAMAAGVGMAAGAASMGVGAAIGAGGGGLAGAAAGMKKGALSSIADAATAHLKKKDDQQ
- a CDS encoding conjugal transfer protein TrbE (type IV secretion system ATPase VirB4 family), which produces MGIERDLLFPIGIAAGLLIVTSGNRPWQILLGLVILSIGFTFARKANKAEPILTKVFRQHMRHKNFYPAKDSHIRPGKSINYNAMNRKEPGLQSLLQYALMVDDGILLCKNGSFLVGYVVTTRDTASSTDAELESFSGSISSSLKSLGDGWTLHFDCIRSPEDYYPEKEENFFPDEVTRAIDDDRRLHFKKGKHFRTLHYLFISWRPDISSQKLNSFLYSEENQDKKKEDVGAKSLDTFKTTLIEIEDRLKLSFGIKQLKEYENETGVYSDLLEIINFIITGERHRIKLPAIPMYLDYMLATQDLTGGIVPKIADKYISVVAIDGFPAESFPMMLQELDNLAIPYRFNSRYICMDQYTALQQIENYRKTWAQKMLGFFDKLFNNAKAKVNKDAALMTEDAGDAYLINQSGFVSFGYYSGNIVLLHEDKEILQIHTREIRKVVLSQGFSARVETLNALEGWLGSHPGNAYSNLRRIILHSLNLADILPLSTVYAGSGQAPCPFYPPKSPPLMYTATDGSTPFRLNLHVGDLGHTLVFGPTGAGKSTLLAMIAAQFRRYKNSSIFAFDKGMSMFPLVSAASGTHYEIAGDDSSLAFCPLHGVDDDGEQAWAEDWITTLCTMQKVGIKPEHRTSIHNAVTQIRNSPASHRTLSNLYHYLQHQELKEAINHYTVQGAMGKLLDAGTDSMDIETFTVFEIEDLMNLGEENLIPVLLYIFHCIEKSFKGQPSLLILDEAWVMLGHPVFRQKIREWLKILRKANCAVVLATQSLSDAKNSGILDVLNESCPTKIFLPNLTANQDIQIDLYRGLGLNSAQINIITKAAPKREYYVTSSEGRRLINLALSPLALAFVGASSKEHIATIKNLIQENGQTWPRAWLVERGVTFKT
- the trbJ gene encoding P-type conjugative transfer protein TrbJ, with protein sequence MKRKRIKKEFKISLIVFIFLLSFSASLSLAGIPVTCVNCSNLFTQALEYIKDIEQLAEAIKRYEELVKQTQNALTNTMNLPTNMKSKLEYQLRGALANIRQLKSYKADMDALYTIFTETWPELRDVKVDGVLMSDRIDDRRNQFNIAAVKMDNILQSNFQLSGQQLQDLEDSGEFDTYISGLLSSKTGRMQAIEAGNQINALTVNELRQTRALLASYVQAQSSETAQKQHEQKLREAEDQRERSVGINRGAVVLPEP
- a CDS encoding type IV secretion system protein, translating into MNTAAKPSKNHYLAGRMAWTEMYGSFIQERNFWRMAALFIGLVAILLGVANIIQLHQNKVVPYVVEVDRAGRVSGGHMAKTIETTQEVIQYSLAQFITAWRTVTADIALQEKYVKQASFMSIGAAKRILGQWYTENNPYVTSEKKLVEVRISALPLYVSGETWLVEWLEIERSHKGVERSRTSYQGNLVIKRKIPETQQEILCNATGIYVAEISHSEKIQ
- the trbG gene encoding P-type conjugative transfer protein TrbG → MKKIFFSAIPILILSLATCQAADYLSPVNASLTTKEKKALALQAQWEKGTLEPVTVQNGKTCFVYGHCVPTIVVAPYKVADLELQPGEVINSMVLGDNARWFAEIIFSGIGGVSTSHVVFKALNSGLKTTVVITTDRRVYHINLKSDRQKHMLYSGFMYPHEQLKIADEAQARIAAKQTKKITTEGFDISKLNFDYEISGDAGWKPLQIFDNGIKTYIKLPKMEEMPMFLVKTTAGKGLVNYRVKNNCFIVDRIFDEAYLIIGVDKEQEKITLKRLGV
- a CDS encoding conjugal transfer protein TrbH; translated protein: MKKFIEPIFFLFVVINLSACVQSVNKGSRVIVENPNPCCDVIIDRLLTEYPPAQTTLSLSKSNNAEFDTLLENTARKAGYTVGNQEDAVNISYVIDMMDEKTGYIHLKSSNGLVFSRMFKVPGYVLGDYYTEQNSEVNK